The Williamsia sp. DF01-3 genome has a window encoding:
- the cysD gene encoding sulfate adenylyltransferase subunit CysD: MLTTGYELTHLAALEAESVYIFREVAATAQRPVLLFSGGKDSVVMFHVARKAFWPAPVPFPLMHVDTGHNFDEVIDYRDRVVDKTGVRLVVSSVQDDIDAGRVVEQTGPGASRNRLQTTSLLRGIRENNFDAVFGGARRDEEKARAKERVFSFRDEFGAWDPRAQRPELWNLYNGRHNKGEHIRVFPLSNWTELDIWQYIAAEEIELPSIYYAHQREVVPRDGMLLAKTPYVELAPGETVHTEQVRFRTVGDATCTGCVLSDAVTVEQVIDEVAATRLTERGATRADDRISESGMEDRKKEGYF; the protein is encoded by the coding sequence GTGCTGACAACGGGGTACGAGCTCACCCATCTGGCCGCGCTCGAGGCGGAATCGGTCTACATCTTCCGAGAGGTCGCCGCGACGGCGCAGCGGCCGGTGCTGCTGTTCTCCGGCGGCAAGGACTCGGTGGTGATGTTCCACGTGGCGCGCAAGGCGTTCTGGCCTGCGCCCGTTCCCTTCCCGCTCATGCATGTGGACACCGGACACAATTTCGACGAGGTCATCGACTACCGGGATCGGGTTGTCGACAAAACCGGTGTCCGACTGGTGGTTTCGAGTGTGCAGGACGACATCGACGCCGGTCGGGTGGTGGAGCAGACCGGTCCCGGTGCCAGTCGTAACCGGCTGCAGACCACATCGCTGCTGCGCGGGATCCGGGAGAACAATTTCGACGCCGTCTTCGGTGGTGCGCGACGCGATGAGGAGAAGGCGCGCGCCAAGGAGCGGGTCTTCAGCTTCCGAGACGAGTTCGGCGCCTGGGATCCACGAGCGCAACGGCCCGAATTGTGGAACCTCTACAACGGCCGCCACAACAAAGGGGAGCACATCCGGGTGTTCCCCCTGAGCAACTGGACCGAACTCGACATCTGGCAATACATCGCCGCCGAAGAGATAGAACTGCCGAGCATCTACTACGCCCATCAGCGCGAAGTGGTGCCCCGGGACGGGATGCTGCTGGCCAAGACGCCGTACGTGGAACTCGCACCGGGCGAGACGGTGCACACCGAGCAGGTGCGGTTCCGGACGGTCGGCGACGCGACGTGCACCGGATGTGTGCTCAGTGACGCCGTCACGGTCGAGCAGGTCATCGATGAAGTGGCCGCCACCAGACTCACCGAACGCGGTGCAACCCGAGCCGACGACCGAATCTCGGAGTCCGGCATGGAAGATCGCAAGAAAGAAGGATACTTCTGA